GGGGCTCTCCAGCTTCCGCAGGTAAGGCCAGGAGACGAGCAGCGCCACCACGGCCGGCAGGGGCGTGTGCGTCGCCGCGCAGAGCCAGAGCACCGGCGGGAGCTGGACGACGGTGACGAGGAGGCCCGCCATCAAGGGGAAGCGGCCCTGCAGCAGCGTTCTGAGGGACATCGGTCTGCCGTCTTTAATCGACTTGGGACCCGCGTGCCGGGTCTCGACGTCCGCCTCGGGACGCGCAGGCGGAGAGACGCGCGATTCCCCAGGGGTCCTGACGGGGAATCATCGCGCGCCTGCACCATGGCGCGTCAGGCCCGCCAGCCTGACGTCCCAGCGAGGCCTGCCATGCGGAAGCGACGTTCGAGCCTTGTCGGCAGAGTCCGCTTGGCATCAGCCGCCCCCTCGCAGCGCGACAGCGAGGCCTGCCACGTGGCCAGCGACGTTCGAGCCTCGTCGCCGGAGCCCGCGTGGCACCAGCCATCCCCACCGCACAGCACTACAGCGAGGCCTTCCATGCCGCCAGGTACGTCGCCGCCCCGGCGGCGAAGTCCGTGTGGCGAGGCTCCCAGCCCAGGAGCCTGCGCGCCTTGGACGCATCCGCGGCCTGGTCCATCGCGAGGCACTCGGCCAGCTTCCGCATGGCCTCCGGCGCCTGCGACGGGGGCACGTAGGTGACGCGGGCCTTGCCTCCGGCGGCGCGCACCACCGCGTCCACCATGTCCCTCACCCGCGCCCGCGAGCCATCCGCGAGCAGGAAGACCTCTCCCGCCACGCTCCGCTCCGCCGCCCGCACGTACGCGTCCGCCAGGTCCTCCACGTGCACCATGGCCTGGTGGTTCGCCCCGTCGCCGAAGACGCGCACGTCCCCCTCCACCGCGCCCTGGAACCACATGGCAGTGAGGCTGCCCCCGCGCCCGTACACCGTGGCCGGGCGCAGCACGGCGCCGCGCACTGCGTCCGAGGCCAGCACCCGCCGCTCGAGCGCCGGCCGCCAGGCGACCTTCGCGTGGGGCTGGATGGGCGTGGACTCGTCCACCGGCACGCCGCCCGTGTCGCCCTGAATCCAGATGCCGCTCGTGTAGAGCACCGTGCGCTTCGGCGCCCCCGGCGCCCCGGGCCGCAGGAACACGTCCAGCACCTGCCCGTCCAGCTGCGCCGCGTCCGCGGTGTAGTCCACCGCCGCGTGCACCAGCACGCTCGCCTGCGCCGCCTCGTCCGCCCAGGCCGCGGGCGACTGCAGCGTCCCCAGCACCGGGCGAATCTCCTCCGCCTCCAGCAGCTTCGCCTTGGCCGGCGTGCGCACCAGCCCCGCCACCTCGTGCCCCGCCCGACGGAACGCCCGCGCCACATGGAAACCGATGGTGCCCGTGGCACCCGTGATGAAGACCT
This DNA window, taken from Pyxidicoccus xibeiensis, encodes the following:
- a CDS encoding NAD-dependent epimerase/dehydratase family protein, encoding MKVFITGATGTIGFHVARAFRRAGHEVAGLVRTPAKAKLLEAEEIRPVLGTLQSPAAWADEAAQASVLVHAAVDYTADAAQLDGQVLDVFLRPGAPGAPKRTVLYTSGIWIQGDTGGVPVDESTPIQPHAKVAWRPALERRVLASDAVRGAVLRPATVYGRGGSLTAMWFQGAVEGDVRVFGDGANHQAMVHVEDLADAYVRAAERSVAGEVFLLADGSRARVRDMVDAVVRAAGGKARVTYVPPSQAPEAMRKLAECLAMDQAADASKARRLLGWEPRHTDFAAGAATYLAAWKASL